The Niabella beijingensis genomic interval TTTTGTTTGTCGCACTCAGCAATTGCTGCATCCACATTCTTATTGGCCAGGTGGTACTGTACCTTACGGATAAAATTACTGTTGTTCCCTTTACCCAGCGCTTTAGCGATCGTCAGGAATCTTTCGATAGCAAACACAATTACCATCAGCAACATGCCGATCAGCAACGGTACGATGATACCGCCTTCATAGATCCGGTGAAAGGCTCCTTTGGGGCCTTTATGGCCAGGCCAAAATCCTCCGGCCTTATCAGGCTGGTCAAACCCAGAATCCGCGCCAATCACAAAGCGCCATATACAATACCCGGCAACAATACACAGAATGGGCGCCACCCACGAAATCAGATTACTGCTTTTTTTAGGTTGAACAGAAGTAGTAGCCGTTACGGGCTTCGCTTGATTTGTCTCAGCCATGATCTTAGTTTTTTTAGTTTTTTAAATATTGAACAAGTTTATTTGAGTGTACAATTCTAACAAAAAAAATCAAACAACAAAATTTTTCGTCATTATTTTTTTTTAATCGTTTGAAGTTAAACTTTTTTCACAATTAATCAAAAAAAACAAAAAAATGTTGACATAATTTTAGTTAAACCCCTTTTTGATTTTACGGCATTCAATAAAATCCCTCCGGTATTGTTTTTTTTATTCATAGCGCAACGCATCGATCGGATTGAGTTTTCCAGCCTTTACAGCCGGATAAATTCCCGCTCCCAGGCCTACAATTGTACAAATGACAATTCCATATAACACCCAATCCCAGGGCACTACAAAACCGGTGTTCAGCACCATTGAAAACAGGTTACCGATAATGATTCCCAGCAGGATACCGAGCATAGCGCCCAGCACACTGATGATCACCGCCTCCAGCAGGAACTGTGTTTTTACGGACCGTTTTTTCCCGCCCAGGGCTTTTACCAGCCCCACTTCCTTGGTCCGCTCGGAGACGGATACCAGCATAATATTCATCAATCCGATAGCGGCCCCGAGCAAGGTGATCACCCCGATCACAACAGCCGCCCAGCGGATATAGCGCAGCACATTCATTGCGGTTTGCACGGCACTGTCGCTTTTATCCAGTGCAAAATTGCTGGCTTCCGTAATATTGTTTTTCCGCACGGAACGGAAGAAGCTCTCGGCCTCTCCCATGGCGGCATCCAGCTGTTTCAAATCATTGACTTTTACAGCAATAACATAGGAGGCCCCGGCAGTGCCGAAATTCCGCTCCCAGTTCTGGTAACCCGTTACCACCATATTGTCCCGGCTGAAGCCAAAAGTGGACCCTTTGCCCTCCAGGATGCCCAGCACCCGGTAGGGGATATTGTTGATACGTATGGTCGTATTCACGCCTTTGTCCATCGCCTCTCCAAAAAAACTTTTAGCCACATCAAACCCCAGCACACATACATTCTGTCCGTTCCGTACCTCACCTGCCGTAAAGTTCCGGCCATACAACACCTTATAGGCATTCAGCCCCAGGTATTGATCATCACCGGCCAGCAGCACTACATTCGGACTGGTCTTCTTATCTCCAAAGGAAAGGATACTGCTTCTTCCGCCAAATACGGAGATGCCGGCCACGGCACCCGGGAACCGGTAATGCTGTATAAAATATTCGGCCTCTTGTTTCGTAATGACCTTATTAAGATTAGATTGTTTTTCCTTTTTCCCTTTTTTTGAAACGGCAAGATCATCGTTGCGGCCTCCGCCAAAATTCATGTTCCGCTCTTTAAAGCGAATGGTAAACCCATTGGCGCCCATGGAAGAAAAGCTTTCGGAAAATTTCTGATTCATGGCCTTGATCGCCGTGATGATACCCACCAGGGCCATAATGCCAAATGCAATAATGGTAACCGTAAGTCCGGTACGCAGCTTATTACTTTTAACCGTCCGGAACGCAAGCAGCAATGTGTCTGTAAATTTCACCTTGCTAAGTTACAGGGAATGGTTGAGGTTCAGGCGTTAAATTACCGGCCAGCCGAAACTGTCAGCATTTAGCTGTCAGCTGTCAGAATTGAGAATTGGGAATTCAGATAGTGAGCGTGACTGGTTTTTTAAAAATACAGCCAGCTGAAGATCACAT includes:
- a CDS encoding ABC transporter permease; this translates as MKFTDTLLLAFRTVKSNKLRTGLTVTIIAFGIMALVGIITAIKAMNQKFSESFSSMGANGFTIRFKERNMNFGGGRNDDLAVSKKGKKEKQSNLNKVITKQEAEYFIQHYRFPGAVAGISVFGGRSSILSFGDKKTSPNVVLLAGDDQYLGLNAYKVLYGRNFTAGEVRNGQNVCVLGFDVAKSFFGEAMDKGVNTTIRINNIPYRVLGILEGKGSTFGFSRDNMVVTGYQNWERNFGTAGASYVIAVKVNDLKQLDAAMGEAESFFRSVRKNNITEASNFALDKSDSAVQTAMNVLRYIRWAAVVIGVITLLGAAIGLMNIMLVSVSERTKEVGLVKALGGKKRSVKTQFLLEAVIISVLGAMLGILLGIIIGNLFSMVLNTGFVVPWDWVLYGIVICTIVGLGAGIYPAVKAGKLNPIDALRYE